The following are encoded together in the Kribbella voronezhensis genome:
- a CDS encoding aldose 1-epimerase family protein yields the protein MSVLPSGEQWTIRAGGYTGTVVSVGGGLRGLAYEGRELLLGYPEDQAAHAGIGQHMFPWPNRITDGKYTFRGADQQLYLSEPARSNAIHGLTRWANWERVDDGIDESVVEVAHRLHGLPGYPHQLDLAITYRLGDEGLTVTAKAANIGASDAPYGYGTHPYLSVGRKIDECELEFSAEKWLEVTPDRLSPIGTAPVAGSQYDFGKPRLLQDLEIDNAFTGLPPVWSVTLTDPDSGNRAVLTSDTKWMQLYTGSAIGRAALAVEPMTCPPDAFVSGDDLIVLVPGDEHSTTFTVSC from the coding sequence ATGAGCGTTTTGCCGTCGGGCGAGCAGTGGACCATCCGGGCCGGTGGATACACCGGGACGGTGGTGAGTGTCGGAGGCGGTCTTCGCGGGCTCGCCTACGAGGGACGCGAGTTGCTGCTCGGGTATCCCGAGGACCAGGCCGCGCATGCCGGGATCGGGCAACACATGTTCCCCTGGCCGAACCGGATCACCGACGGGAAGTACACCTTCCGCGGCGCGGACCAGCAGCTCTACCTGAGCGAGCCGGCTCGTTCGAACGCGATCCACGGGCTGACCCGGTGGGCGAACTGGGAGCGCGTCGACGACGGCATCGACGAGTCCGTCGTCGAGGTGGCGCACCGGCTGCACGGCCTCCCCGGCTACCCGCATCAGCTGGATCTCGCGATCACCTACCGCCTCGGCGACGAAGGGCTGACGGTCACCGCGAAGGCGGCGAACATCGGCGCGAGCGACGCGCCGTACGGGTACGGGACCCATCCCTACCTCAGCGTCGGGCGGAAGATCGACGAGTGCGAGCTGGAGTTCAGCGCCGAGAAGTGGCTCGAGGTGACGCCCGACCGGTTGAGCCCGATCGGTACGGCGCCGGTCGCCGGGTCGCAGTACGACTTCGGCAAACCACGGCTGCTGCAGGATCTGGAGATCGACAACGCGTTCACCGGGTTGCCGCCGGTCTGGTCGGTGACGCTGACCGATCCCGACAGCGGGAACCGGGCGGTCCTGACCAGCGACACGAAGTGGATGCAGCTCTACACCGGGAGTGCGATCGGCCGGGCCGCGCTGGCGGTCGAGCCGATGACCTGTCCCCCGGATGCCTTCGTCAGCGGGGACGACCTGATCGTGCTGGTGCCGGGCGACGAGCACAGCACGACCTTCACGGTCAGCTGCTAG
- the ribH gene encoding 6,7-dimethyl-8-ribityllumazine synthase, translating into MSGSGAPRIQIPRAEGVRVAVIAAQWHPTVTDALVAGAERALADSGVTDYKVIRVPGSFELPVAALHAARSGYDAVVALGVVIRGDTPHFEYVCQAATDGLMRVSVNTGVPVGFGLLTCDNDPQALDRAGLPDSREDKGYESTQAALATLIAARAL; encoded by the coding sequence ATGTCGGGAAGCGGAGCACCCAGGATTCAGATCCCGCGCGCGGAAGGTGTCCGGGTCGCCGTGATCGCCGCGCAGTGGCACCCGACGGTGACGGACGCGCTCGTCGCCGGCGCTGAACGCGCGCTGGCCGACTCGGGCGTCACCGACTACAAGGTGATCCGGGTGCCCGGGTCCTTCGAGCTTCCCGTCGCGGCCCTGCACGCCGCCCGCAGCGGGTACGACGCCGTGGTTGCCCTCGGCGTCGTCATCCGCGGCGACACCCCGCACTTCGAGTACGTCTGCCAGGCGGCGACCGACGGTCTCATGCGAGTCTCCGTCAACACCGGCGTACCGGTCGGCTTCGGCCTCCTCACCTGCGACAACGACCCCCAGGCCCTCGACCGAGCCGGCCTCCCGGACTCCCGAGAAGACAAGGGCTACGAATCCACCCAAGCAGCCCTCGCCACCCTGATCGCAGCCCGCGCCTTGTAA
- a CDS encoding P1 family peptidase has protein sequence MPTRVRSLGIVPGSLETGPLNAITDVAGVLVGHTTIDDGADLHTGVTAIVPPGFGGGTAGSRGGSAALGALPAAIAVGNGYGKLVGSTQVDELGVLETPILLTGTLSVFRVADALVSWLLERDPEATSLNPVVGETNDGFLSDIRRRPITASHVFAALDNASADLPAEGCVGAGTGTAALGFKAGIGTSSRSVGDGTVGVLVQSNFSGTLTVLGTPVPAAKAVGTPGGNSCMIVVATDLALDARQLGRVARRAVFAMGRVGSDYAPGSGDYAIAFSTAAQRSGSFAETGLREVFQATMEATEEALLNSLTMAHTVTGFRGNTRYAVPLDLVKLASG, from the coding sequence ATGCCGACAAGAGTTCGCTCGCTGGGGATTGTGCCCGGCAGCTTGGAGACCGGTCCGTTGAACGCCATCACCGATGTTGCGGGGGTGCTGGTCGGTCACACGACGATCGACGACGGTGCTGACCTGCACACAGGCGTCACCGCGATCGTCCCGCCCGGGTTCGGCGGCGGAACGGCCGGGTCCCGCGGCGGCTCGGCCGCCCTCGGCGCGCTGCCCGCGGCGATCGCGGTGGGGAACGGGTACGGGAAGCTGGTCGGGTCGACCCAGGTGGATGAGCTCGGGGTTCTGGAGACGCCGATTCTGTTGACCGGGACGCTGTCCGTGTTCCGCGTTGCGGATGCACTGGTGAGCTGGTTGCTCGAGCGCGATCCTGAGGCGACCAGCTTGAATCCGGTCGTCGGAGAGACGAACGACGGCTTCCTCTCCGACATCCGCCGCCGCCCGATCACCGCCTCGCACGTCTTCGCCGCCCTCGACAACGCTTCGGCCGACCTGCCCGCCGAGGGCTGCGTCGGCGCCGGCACCGGTACGGCCGCACTCGGTTTCAAAGCCGGCATCGGCACCTCGTCCCGATCAGTCGGGGACGGGACCGTCGGCGTGCTGGTCCAGAGCAACTTCTCCGGCACGCTCACCGTCCTCGGTACGCCGGTGCCCGCGGCGAAAGCAGTCGGTACGCCGGGAGGCAACTCCTGCATGATCGTGGTCGCCACGGATCTCGCGCTGGATGCCCGCCAACTCGGCAGGGTCGCCCGGCGGGCCGTCTTCGCGATGGGCCGGGTCGGTTCCGACTACGCGCCAGGCAGCGGCGACTACGCGATCGCCTTCAGTACGGCGGCTCAGCGCTCAGGGTCCTTCGCGGAGACCGGACTCCGCGAGGTCTTCCAGGCAACGATGGAGGCGACCGAAGAGGCCCTGCTGAACTCGCTCACGATGGCCCACACCGTCACCGGCTTCCGCGGAAACACCCGGTACGCCGTACCGCTCGACCTCGTCAAGCTCGCTTCCGGGTGA
- a CDS encoding helix-turn-helix transcriptional regulator: protein MRSSRLLSILLLLQTRRRLTARELADELEVSLRTIYRDVEALAAAGVPVYADQGRAGGYRLVDGYRTKLTGLTEQEAAALFMVGMPGPAAALGLTEQTSGAELKLLAALAPDQRDRAGRLKNRFYLDVPAWYRDAEDSPHLAAIAEAVLHDRKIKVLYRRWEAPREVERTLSPYGLVLKNGSWYVAASATGNSIRTYRVSNILELTSTGETFTRAAAFDLAKYWQDHLDQFEQRRFTGHAHVRIAPALVRRLVDLSATLLLKAITDTGAEPAEDGSVTVSVPIESIPNAATQLIRFAADLEVLEPAELRAELTRLAHDIIQLYES from the coding sequence ATGCGTTCAAGCCGGTTGCTGTCGATCCTGCTGTTGCTCCAGACCCGCAGGCGACTGACCGCGCGGGAGTTGGCCGACGAGTTGGAGGTCTCGCTGCGGACCATCTACCGCGATGTCGAAGCACTGGCCGCCGCGGGCGTTCCGGTGTACGCCGACCAGGGGCGGGCCGGGGGATACCGGCTGGTCGACGGCTACCGGACGAAGTTGACGGGCCTCACCGAGCAGGAGGCGGCAGCCCTCTTCATGGTCGGCATGCCCGGACCGGCCGCCGCGCTCGGACTGACCGAGCAGACCAGCGGAGCAGAGCTAAAACTTCTAGCTGCGCTAGCACCCGACCAACGTGACCGCGCGGGCCGGCTGAAGAACCGCTTCTACCTCGACGTCCCCGCCTGGTACCGAGATGCGGAGGACTCGCCGCATCTCGCCGCGATCGCCGAGGCGGTCCTGCACGACCGGAAGATCAAGGTGCTCTACCGTCGCTGGGAAGCACCCCGTGAAGTCGAGCGCACCCTGTCGCCGTACGGGCTCGTGCTCAAGAACGGCAGCTGGTACGTCGCGGCTTCGGCGACCGGGAACTCGATCAGGACCTACCGGGTCTCCAACATCCTCGAACTCACCAGCACCGGCGAGACCTTCACCCGGGCCGCGGCCTTCGACCTCGCGAAGTACTGGCAGGACCATCTCGACCAGTTCGAGCAACGCCGGTTCACCGGCCACGCACACGTCCGGATCGCCCCCGCGCTGGTGCGGCGACTGGTCGATCTCTCCGCAACCCTGTTGCTCAAGGCAATCACTGACACAGGCGCGGAGCCGGCCGAGGACGGCAGCGTCACGGTCTCCGTCCCGATCGAGTCGATCCCGAACGCCGCCACCCAGCTGATCCGCTTCGCCGCCGACCTCGAAGTACTGGAGCCGGCTGAACTACGCGCTGAGCTGACCCGGCTCGCGCACGACATCATCCAGCTCTACGAGTCCTGA
- a CDS encoding phosphoribosyl-ATP diphosphatase, translating to MKTFDELFAELGEKALTRPEGSGTVAALDAGVHTIGKKLVEEAAESWMAAEHEGKERAAEELSQLLYHAQVMMHALGLSLDDVYRHL from the coding sequence ATGAAGACCTTTGACGAACTCTTCGCCGAGCTGGGCGAGAAAGCGCTGACCCGTCCGGAGGGCTCCGGCACGGTGGCAGCGCTGGATGCCGGTGTGCACACGATCGGCAAGAAGCTGGTCGAGGAGGCCGCCGAGTCCTGGATGGCCGCCGAGCACGAGGGCAAGGAGCGGGCCGCGGAGGAGCTGAGCCAGCTGCTCTACCACGCGCAGGTGATGATGCACGCGCTCGGCCTGAGCCTCGACGACGTGTACCGACATCTGTAG
- a CDS encoding NAD(P)-dependent oxidoreductase, with product MKITVFGATGGIGGHVVEQALTAGHKVVAVVRESSTYDVRHPSLEVLRVPGLEEAELLRPALDGSAAVVSGVGARSRKAGPVASTSTRSILAAMAAAGVDRFVAVSAIPLGPVPPDESFLNRRVVLPMINAFAADVYADLRVMEADIMSSSTEWTIVRPPKLTNKPLTGKYRVSVGDTVPRTYSISRADVAHLMLAAIDDPAMINQPVSAGY from the coding sequence ATGAAGATCACGGTTTTCGGCGCGACCGGCGGGATCGGTGGCCACGTGGTGGAGCAGGCGCTGACCGCCGGCCACAAGGTCGTCGCGGTGGTGCGCGAGTCGTCGACGTACGACGTCAGGCATCCCTCGCTGGAGGTGTTGCGCGTGCCCGGCCTCGAAGAGGCGGAGTTGCTCCGGCCCGCTCTCGACGGCAGCGCGGCGGTCGTCTCCGGCGTCGGTGCGCGCAGTCGCAAGGCCGGCCCGGTCGCGAGCACCAGCACCCGCTCGATCCTCGCGGCGATGGCCGCGGCCGGCGTGGACCGGTTCGTCGCGGTGAGCGCGATCCCGCTCGGCCCCGTGCCGCCGGACGAGAGCTTCCTCAACCGTCGCGTGGTGCTGCCGATGATCAACGCGTTCGCGGCGGACGTGTACGCCGACCTCCGGGTGATGGAGGCCGACATCATGAGCAGTTCGACCGAGTGGACCATCGTCCGGCCACCCAAACTCACCAACAAGCCCCTGACCGGCAAGTACCGCGTGTCGGTCGGCGACACCGTTCCGCGGACCTACAGCATCTCCAGAGCCGACGTCGCCCACCTGATGCTCGCCGCTATCGACGACCCCGCGATGATCAACCAGCCCGTCAGTGCCGGCTACTGA
- a CDS encoding SseB family protein, giving the protein MQPERRLAFTGFDNDDGSADPALGQALVERDQGAILLALTKARLLVPVVAMLGEVEYDEQGLAHDKTSDMAVALLQGQDGRNALLAFSGTESLARWSPEARPMPAQAQLVATAAIQEGAAAIVLDVAGPAPAVLETDDVRRLAAGLQVVRLEDGGYGWITPA; this is encoded by the coding sequence GTGCAACCAGAACGCCGCTTGGCCTTTACCGGGTTCGACAACGACGACGGGTCGGCTGACCCCGCGCTCGGTCAGGCGCTGGTGGAGCGCGATCAGGGAGCGATTCTGCTCGCGCTGACCAAGGCGCGGCTGCTGGTGCCGGTGGTGGCGATGCTGGGCGAGGTCGAGTACGACGAGCAGGGGCTCGCGCACGACAAGACCTCCGACATGGCCGTCGCGCTGCTCCAGGGCCAGGACGGGCGGAACGCGTTGCTGGCGTTCAGCGGCACCGAGAGCCTCGCCCGGTGGAGTCCGGAGGCCCGGCCGATGCCGGCTCAGGCGCAGTTGGTGGCGACCGCCGCGATCCAGGAGGGCGCCGCCGCGATCGTGCTCGACGTGGCGGGCCCGGCGCCCGCCGTACTGGAAACCGATGACGTACGCCGACTGGCCGCCGGCCTCCAGGTCGTTCGTCTGGAGGACGGCGGCTACGGCTGGATCACCCCGGCCTGA
- a CDS encoding uridine kinase family protein, producing MESTDRLTSEPVANTPLTFDSLLDHVQAAPARLGRTRLISVDGPAGSGKSTLAGRIAARAEARDLHTLVVHMDDLYDGWDGAVRGFGLLRDHVLKRLADGREGRYRRYDWNLGAYAELHIVPATLDLLIVEGVTAADRDADPWQSLRVWIETSNEVRLDRGIARDGEALRDRWLDWMRWERDHFAAENTRARANVVVDGSPETPHDPELELIAKVINLPHDSAAS from the coding sequence ATGGAATCAACTGACCGCCTGACCAGCGAACCAGTCGCCAACACTCCCCTGACCTTTGACAGCCTGCTCGACCACGTCCAGGCCGCTCCCGCCCGGCTCGGCCGGACCCGGCTGATCAGCGTGGACGGCCCGGCCGGCTCAGGCAAGAGCACCCTCGCCGGCCGGATCGCCGCCCGGGCCGAGGCCCGCGACCTGCACACCCTGGTCGTGCACATGGACGACCTGTACGACGGGTGGGACGGTGCCGTCCGTGGCTTCGGGCTGCTCCGCGACCACGTGCTCAAGCGGCTCGCGGACGGCCGCGAAGGACGCTACCGGCGCTACGACTGGAACCTCGGCGCGTACGCCGAACTGCACATCGTCCCGGCGACCCTCGATCTGCTGATCGTCGAGGGCGTCACCGCGGCCGATCGCGACGCCGACCCCTGGCAGTCACTGCGGGTGTGGATCGAGACCAGCAACGAGGTCCGGCTGGACCGCGGCATCGCCCGCGACGGCGAGGCGCTGCGCGACCGCTGGCTGGACTGGATGCGCTGGGAGCGCGACCACTTCGCGGCCGAGAACACCCGCGCCCGGGCCAACGTGGTCGTCGACGGGTCCCCCGAGACACCGCACGACCCCGAACTGGAGCTGATCGCCAAGGTGATCAACCTCCCGCACGACTCCGCCGCCTCCTGA
- the hisG gene encoding ATP phosphoribosyltransferase, with translation MLRVAVPNKGSLSEAAIDILTEAGYRQRRSTKDLSLTDPDNGVEFYYLRPRDIAVYVGEGTLDVGISGRDLVLDSHADADIIMELGFGGSTFRFAGRAGVAESVKDLEGKRIATSFAGILADHLAENGVQASVVRLDGAVESAVQLGVADVIADVVETGTTLRQAGLEVFGEPILKSQAVLIRRHGVQQPAAMEQLVRRLEGVLVARNYVMMDYDIRAEAVEAANAVAPGLESPTVSPLHREGWVAVRVMVPRAEAQRIMDQLWELGARAILTTDIHACRI, from the coding sequence ATGCTGCGCGTCGCAGTACCGAACAAGGGCTCGCTGAGCGAAGCCGCCATCGACATCCTGACCGAGGCGGGCTACCGCCAGCGCCGGAGCACCAAGGACCTGTCCCTGACCGACCCGGACAACGGCGTCGAGTTCTACTACCTGCGCCCCCGCGACATCGCCGTGTACGTCGGCGAAGGCACCCTCGACGTCGGCATCTCCGGGCGGGACCTGGTGCTCGACTCGCACGCCGACGCCGACATCATCATGGAACTCGGCTTCGGCGGCTCGACCTTCCGGTTCGCCGGCCGGGCCGGGGTCGCGGAGTCGGTCAAGGACCTCGAGGGCAAGCGGATCGCCACCTCGTTCGCCGGCATCCTCGCCGACCACCTGGCCGAGAACGGCGTCCAGGCGTCCGTCGTACGGCTGGACGGCGCGGTCGAGTCCGCGGTCCAGCTCGGTGTCGCGGACGTGATCGCCGACGTGGTCGAAACCGGTACGACGCTGCGCCAGGCCGGCCTGGAGGTTTTCGGCGAGCCGATCCTCAAGTCCCAGGCGGTCCTGATCCGGCGGCACGGGGTACAGCAGCCGGCCGCGATGGAGCAGTTGGTCCGCCGGCTCGAAGGTGTCCTGGTCGCGCGCAACTACGTGATGATGGACTACGACATCCGTGCCGAGGCCGTGGAGGCCGCGAACGCGGTCGCGCCGGGGCTCGAGTCGCCGACGGTGTCACCCCTTCATCGGGAAGGCTGGGTCGCCGTCCGCGTGATGGTGCCCCGGGCCGAAGCACAGCGGATCATGGACCAGCTCTGGGAGCTCGGCGCCCGCGCGATCCTCACCACCGACATCCACGCCTGCCGGATCTGA
- a CDS encoding anthrone oxygenase family protein, whose translation MTLTTVDQPRTTSRPAAVVLGGVGLLFTGLFSGFLLCVLVLENSLRAGNASVYTQVRLIELDSLDKLASATLIPALVSTAVVAILARGNNRWLLVALALLVVVFAVTLAVNLPINGDQADWSVQSPPSDWATVRDHWQIAHVVRTVAAIAAFGSLIVAGLTRKRA comes from the coding sequence ATGACCCTGACAACCGTCGACCAACCCCGTACGACGTCTCGTCCGGCAGCCGTCGTCCTTGGTGGCGTGGGCCTGCTCTTCACCGGGCTCTTCTCCGGCTTCCTTCTCTGCGTGCTCGTCCTCGAGAACTCCCTGCGCGCGGGCAATGCTTCCGTCTACACGCAAGTCCGGCTGATCGAGCTGGATTCCCTCGACAAGCTGGCCTCGGCCACCTTGATCCCGGCGTTGGTCAGCACCGCCGTGGTCGCCATCCTTGCTCGCGGCAACAATCGGTGGCTGCTGGTGGCGTTGGCCTTGCTGGTCGTCGTTTTCGCGGTGACACTCGCCGTCAACCTTCCGATCAACGGCGATCAGGCAGATTGGTCGGTGCAGAGCCCACCGTCGGACTGGGCAACAGTTCGTGATCACTGGCAGATCGCACATGTGGTCCGGACAGTGGCAGCGATCGCCGCGTTCGGTTCCTTGATCGTGGCCGGCCTCACCCGGAAGCGAGCTTGA
- a CDS encoding PH domain-containing protein: MTPKPSLWTFHPWIIAMMAAVMGVCMVAVFGVIWFRLDDESRATFSWFQRLTLLVFFGVILWLLYRMGTVRVTAYEDRVEVRNVFKSYRFAWTDVKALRFNPGDPWLQLFDADGNRLGVLAVQASEGGRASAAAKQLASVARAHGAGASS; encoded by the coding sequence ATGACCCCGAAGCCGTCGCTGTGGACCTTCCACCCGTGGATCATCGCGATGATGGCGGCGGTGATGGGGGTCTGCATGGTCGCCGTCTTCGGGGTGATCTGGTTCCGGCTGGACGACGAGTCCCGGGCCACCTTCAGCTGGTTCCAGCGGCTCACGCTGCTGGTGTTCTTCGGCGTGATCTTGTGGCTGCTCTACCGGATGGGCACCGTCCGCGTCACGGCGTACGAGGACCGGGTCGAGGTGCGGAACGTGTTCAAGTCGTACCGGTTCGCCTGGACCGACGTGAAGGCGCTGCGGTTCAACCCGGGCGACCCGTGGCTCCAGCTGTTCGATGCCGACGGCAACCGACTCGGCGTACTGGCCGTGCAGGCGTCCGAAGGCGGCCGGGCGAGCGCGGCCGCGAAGCAACTGGCCTCGGTCGCCCGCGCGCACGGGGCGGGCGCTAGCAGCTGA
- a CDS encoding MarR family transcriptional regulator, protein MEPRENSELRLRRRAGAAIKAALRDLRVELALLNHQVGGRLALKDIDLDCLDVLAQNGPLTPSALARQVGLHPATLTGILDRLERGGWIARDRASTDRRSVSIRVLPDRNREVYSLYSGMNSALNEVCADYTPAELELITGFLQRSADAGRASVEKLGQDS, encoded by the coding sequence ATGGAACCGAGAGAAAATAGTGAGCTACGTCTCCGGCGCCGGGCCGGGGCGGCAATCAAGGCCGCCCTGCGCGACCTGCGCGTCGAGCTGGCGCTGCTGAACCACCAGGTCGGCGGGCGGCTGGCGCTCAAGGACATCGACCTCGACTGCCTGGACGTGCTCGCCCAGAACGGTCCGCTCACCCCGAGCGCCCTCGCGCGGCAGGTCGGACTGCACCCGGCCACGCTGACCGGGATCCTCGATCGGCTCGAGCGTGGTGGCTGGATCGCGCGGGACCGCGCTTCCACCGATCGGCGCAGCGTCAGCATCCGGGTGCTGCCCGACCGCAACCGTGAGGTCTACAGCCTCTACAGCGGCATGAACAGCGCCCTGAACGAGGTGTGCGCCGACTACACACCGGCGGAACTCGAGCTGATCACCGGCTTCCTTCAGCGCAGCGCCGACGCCGGCCGCGCCTCCGTGGAGAAACTGGGTCAGGACTCGTAG
- a CDS encoding MBL fold metallo-hydrolase codes for MVEKLQQVNGRVWLYPHDPDPAAVRASVALITGGDGSILVDAGNSPAHAREIQQAITEAGLPYPTTLVHTHHHWDHTWGACAWEDVEIIAHASATDLLSAEAKRPWSHQYLRDQVAKNPRLGPSFRARALAMPEWDGFRIVLPHRTFEDTLELAYGVQVRHVGGNHAPDSTVVTVPDAGVMLLGDCYFPPPFHLRTEEDGLDHAMARRLLRERHTWYVDAHSPPRSLAAASAAGPVDET; via the coding sequence ATGGTCGAGAAGTTGCAGCAGGTCAACGGCCGGGTGTGGCTCTACCCCCACGATCCCGACCCCGCCGCCGTCCGCGCGTCGGTCGCCCTGATCACCGGGGGCGACGGCAGCATCCTGGTCGACGCGGGCAACAGCCCGGCGCACGCCCGCGAGATCCAGCAGGCGATCACCGAAGCCGGCCTGCCGTACCCGACGACCCTCGTCCACACCCATCACCACTGGGACCACACCTGGGGCGCCTGCGCCTGGGAGGACGTCGAGATCATCGCCCACGCGTCGGCCACTGACCTGCTCAGCGCCGAGGCGAAACGACCCTGGAGCCACCAATACCTCCGCGACCAGGTCGCCAAGAACCCCAGACTCGGCCCGAGCTTCCGCGCCCGCGCGCTGGCGATGCCCGAGTGGGACGGATTCAGAATCGTCCTGCCGCACCGCACGTTCGAGGACACGCTCGAGCTCGCGTACGGCGTACAGGTGCGGCACGTCGGCGGGAATCACGCGCCGGATTCGACCGTCGTCACCGTTCCGGATGCCGGGGTGATGCTGCTCGGCGACTGCTATTTCCCGCCGCCGTTCCACCTGCGCACCGAGGAGGACGGGCTGGATCACGCCATGGCGCGCAGGCTGCTGCGGGAGCGCCATACGTGGTACGTCGACGCCCACTCGCCGCCTCGATCCCTGGCCGCCGCGAGTGCGGCCGGTCCGGTAGACGAGACCTGA